Part of the Flavobacteriales bacterium genome, TAAACAACGTGCGATTAGGTAGAATACTAAACCTGCTAAATAAGTTTTCTTTAATAGACTATACGAAAGAGCACTTAGACTTTATTAAGTACAGACCAGTTCTGGATAGAAATAAGCTGAAGGAATATTTTCATTATCGTTTTCGCAAAACATCGAAAGAAGCATTCGAGTTCTACCTAGAATCTCACTGATTTGTAGAAGTATCACTATTAACATAAATATATTATGATGAATTTAAAAAACAAAACTGTTTTTATTACTGGAGCCAGCAGGGGGATTGGGTTGGCCATAGCGGTCAAGCTCGCGAGCAAAGGAGCAAATATTGCTATAGTTTCAAAAACAGAACATGCTCATGAAAAATTACCAGGAACAATCTATACTGCCGCTAAAAAAATTGAGTCGGTAGGAGGGAGAGCACTTCCGATTTGTTGCGATATTAGATATGACACACAAGTAGAAAAAGCGGTTCAGCTCACGATAAAACAGTTTAAAACAATTGACATAGTAATTAATAATGCGAGTGCTATTTCCTTAGGATTAATAGAGGAATTAAGCCTTAAAAAGTTTGATTTGATGCATAGAGTAAATTCAAGAGGTACTTATCTTGTTGTTAAAAAATGCTTGCCTTATTTGAAGAATTCAATGAATCCGCATATTCTGACTCTTGCTCCACCCATTAACCTGAGTAAAAAATGGTTTAAAGAAAACTTAGAATACACGATGGCTAAATTCGGAATGAGTTTGACGGGCTTAGGTATGTCAGAGCAATTAATGAAGGATAAAATCGCAGTAAATGCCCTTTGGCCCAAAACATTGATTGCGACATCCGCGATTAGGTATTTGAATAAAAATGGAAAAGAATTGATTGGTTATTGTCGATCGCCACAAATTGTTGCTGATGCAGCTTATTGTATTTTGAAAAAAATTAGCGACACCTGTACGGGTAATTTTTTTACAGACGAAGAGGTATTAGAGAAGGTTGGAATAAAGAATTTCGACCATTATGCAATCGATACAAGTAAAGGGTTATACCCTGATATGTTTCTTTAGACTACTAACAATGTATATAATACTCGGAACGGGTTAAGCTTTTTAAATCTGTGTTGATTTTCTTGCTTTAAGGGTATCTTCTAATATGCTGGAAATCTGCTTAATACGCTTCTTGATAATCTCAGCAAATTCATAATGCTCTAATTTTGCATATTCCTGTTCCAGTATTTGTAAAAAGATAATATTTTCTACTAGGCTCTCTTTCTCAGTTATGTTGGATAGGTTTTTAGCACATTTTTTAGCTTCAATAATTAGTCTAAGTATTCGTAATTTTTTCATGATTCAATTTTAATTATTTCTATTCCACCAATGTCATGTCCTTCATGTTTTGTGTGTTTTCTTTCTATTGTGTATGGCGTGGTTTCATTAACTATTAAAAAGTGACCCCATGCAACATATGTATCTACTAATTCGAAATCTTCTTTATGGTTGTTTGGTTCGCACTATTTATATGAACAATATCTTGAGTTGCAATATTATCTACGAGTTCTAAATAATCCGATAATACTAAGTTCCCTGATAAGTTATTAGGGCTTGCCCGTAAGTAGGTAGGATAAATATCCATAGGAAAAGGATTAGTATAATATTCTCATGTGTGATGTTATATTTTATTGTTAAAGTTGATTTGGTAATTGGTCAAAAATTATTCAATTCAAATAAGAGGTTTCGTCTTTGCTTTTTAATTGTAAGGCGACGAGCCTTTTAAATGCTATTTCTTTAATACCTTTTATTATTTCTAGTCTCTTTCTAATTATTTCAGCGAGTTCAAAAAGTTCCAGTTTTACATATTGTTTTTTTAGTTCTTTTAAGAAGAAAGCATTGTTAATATATGGGTGCTTGTCTGTAAATACATTTAAGTCATTTGCACACTTTTGAGCTTCCAGTCTGAATTTTAGTTTTTCTATTTCTTTCATAGTTAACTTTTTGTGTTATTTTTATTTACAAGTGATTGTATTCCATATCCCATGCAGGCTAATAAAAATGCGAGTATCCCAAAATCAAGGGGGACGCCTGGTGGTCCTGGTGGTCCTTGTGCAAATACGCTTATCGATACAAACGTTAATGAAATTATCATTAACAGTAGTTTTGGTTTTAAATATTTTGATTTCATATATATAGTTTGATAACTGTTGCTTCAAGTAGGATGCCAAGTATATAGTTATATATATAAATAACTAAGAATGACTGTTTTTTTTCTCAGATAGAGAAGAAAT contains:
- a CDS encoding NAD(P)-dependent oxidoreductase, whose product is MMNLKNKTVFITGASRGIGLAIAVKLASKGANIAIVSKTEHAHEKLPGTIYTAAKKIESVGGRALPICCDIRYDTQVEKAVQLTIKQFKTIDIVINNASAISLGLIEELSLKKFDLMHRVNSRGTYLVVKKCLPYLKNSMNPHILTLAPPINLSKKWFKENLEYTMAKFGMSLTGLGMSEQLMKDKIAVNALWPKTLIATSAIRYLNKNGKELIGYCRSPQIVADAAYCILKKISDTCTGNFFTDEEVLEKVGIKNFDHYAIDTSKGLYPDMFL